In Dasypus novemcinctus isolate mDasNov1 chromosome 10, mDasNov1.1.hap2, whole genome shotgun sequence, one DNA window encodes the following:
- the LOC101412412 gene encoding olfactory receptor 5AL1-like, which produces MAKGNNSDVAEFILLGITDSVELQALLFGIFLVIYLISAMGNLGLIMLIHISPRLHTSMYFFLSHLAFVDFCYTSSVTPNTMVKFFQEVKRISLPACATQLFCFIMFVVCEVYMLSVMAYDRYVAICNPLLYTTVMNRRVCIQMVVGTYLYGFSVGLLQALLTFHLSFCDSNIINHFYCDDVPLVGLACHKTYYKDIKELILFTLAGFNTLFSLFIVLISYISILFAILRINSSEGRQKVFSTCASHLTSIIIFYGTIIFMYIQPKTSHSLDTDKIASVFYIVVIPMLNPLIYSLRNQEVKKALRSIMEKTCSIIK; this is translated from the coding sequence ATGGCCAAAGGCAATAATTCGGATGTGGCTGAATTCATTCTCTTGGGAATCACAGACAGTGTGGAACTTCAAGCCCTACTTTTTGGAATCTTTCTGGTGATCTACTTAATTAGTGCCATGGGTAATCTTGGGTTAATTATGTTAATTCATATCAGTCCTAGGCTTCACAcatctatgtattttttcctcagtCATCtagcttttgttgatttttgctATACCTCCTCTGTCACACCAAACACAATGGTGAAATTTTTCCAGGAAGTTAAAAGAATATCGCTACCTGCTTGTGCCACACAGTTGTTTTGCTTTATCATGTTCGTGGTCTGTGAAGTGTATATGCTCTCAGTCATGGCCTATGATAGGTATGTGGCCATCTGCAACCCTTTACTCTATACTACTGTCATGAATAGAAGGGTTTGTATTCAAATGGTGGTTGGTACATATTTGTATGGATTTTCTGTGGGACTCCTACAGGCACTTCTAACCTTCCACTTGTCTTTCTGTGACTCCAATATAATAAACCACTTCTATTGTGATGATGTTCCTTTGGTTGGTCTGGCCTGTCATAAAACCTATTATAAAGATATCAAAGAACTAATATTGTTCACACTTGCTGGTTTCAatactctcttctctcttttcattgTCCTTATTTCCTACATATCCATTCTATTTGCCATTCTCAGGATTAATTCTTCAGAAGGCAGACAAAAAGTCTTTTCAACTTGTGCATCACACCTGACTtccatcattatattttatgggaCAATCATCTTTATGTATATACAGCCCAAAACAAGCCATTCTCTGGATACTGACAAAATAGCTTCTGTTTTCTATATTGTGGTAATTCCCATGCTAAATCCTTTAATTTATAGCCTAAGGAACCAGGAAGTGAAAAAGGCTTTGAGGAGTATTATGGAGAAGACGTGCtctattattaaataa